Below is a genomic region from Flavobacterium ginsengisoli.
AGCGCAACGCTTAAACTGTTCAAAGAAGTAACCTTAAACAAACCCGTTTGAACTATTTTTTTATAAAAATTCAAATTAGTATCGATTTAGAGTTTCTACAATAAAATCAACCTCAGCGTGCGTTAAAACTGGACTCATCGGCAGACTCAGAACTTCATTATGAATTTTCTCGGTAATTGGAAACGAAAGATTATTCAACTCAGAAAAAGCTTTTTGCTTATGTGGCGGAATTGGATAATGAATGACGGTTTGAATAGTATGTTGAGCTAGATATTCTTGCAAATGTGCTCTATTTTCTGTTCGAATGACAAATAAGTGAAAAACATGATTGGCTGAAAAATCCCAAAACGGAAGCACTATCTTATCGTTTTTAATTTCTGAAAGATATCGTTTTGCAATGGTTCTTCTTTTCTCATTATCCGAATTTAAATTGGGTAATTTGAGATTTAAAAAACCAGCCTGTATTTCATCCAATCGTGAATTCAAACCTACATAATCATTATAATATTTTGTCTCCGAACCATAATTTCGAAGCGAAAAAAGCACTTTTGCCAGCGTTGCATTATTTGTAGTAATAGCTCCACCATCGCCTAAACATCCTAAGTTTTTTCCTGGATAAAAGCTGTAAGCGCAAGCCGAATTTAGATTATTATTTGTTAAGTATTGGTTGTCAATTGATCCGTGCGATTGTGCGCAATCTTCTACAATAACCAAATTATGCTTTTCTGCAATTTTCGTTATTCTTTCCATTTCAGCTATTTGTCCGTATAAATGAACAGCCAAAATAGCTCTAGTTTTTGGAGTTATTTTCTCCTCGATCAAATCTGGATTTATATTATA
It encodes:
- a CDS encoding DegT/DnrJ/EryC1/StrS family aminotransferase; translated protein: MISFLDLKKINEPYETAFQEKLKSVLENGWYILGKEVETFEKAFAEYCQSKYCVGVGNGFDALVLIFKGYIELKKLKKGDEVIVPANTYIASILAILQADLVPVLVEPRLDTYNINPDLIEEKITPKTRAILAVHLYGQIAEMERITKIAEKHNLVIVEDCAQSHGSIDNQYLTNNNLNSACAYSFYPGKNLGCLGDGGAITTNNATLAKVLFSLRNYGSETKYYNDYVGLNSRLDEIQAGFLNLKLPNLNSDNEKRRTIAKRYLSEIKNDKIVLPFWDFSANHVFHLFVIRTENRAHLQEYLAQHTIQTVIHYPIPPHKQKAFSELNNLSFPITEKIHNEVLSLPMSPVLTHAEVDFIVETLNRY